One Mycobacterium kubicae genomic window carries:
- a CDS encoding DUF4873 domain-containing protein, which yields MTPPRGPAQSRIVVLGAALDAGEALRTAGITEFDVLGKDVASSVFADDTDTWTLTTADGETVEARVVIAAAPLVPWTPNIPGRNTFAGQTCHAASWNPDFDPAGKHVAVIGTDSAAGHRLGSLSRSAASVTVFAHPPRRFVADMPSWSTRVKHRILRRTAAAVPPGEQSLVGTAIEALTPSGIRTRDGVEHRADAIIYGTGYRVGAQTALVGARGLSIHQAWHDGMEPFFGVAVHGFPNYFFVTGPDSEAQTRYVVECLKLMARTTSSRIEVRRSSEQVFNERAQLRPAQPPALASAFDLSSSAPEFDDTYEGAATLELAGARLPVNVRLTGRLEPIDGNYHWQGTVFDRLPAESLKQTRAATLSIGTHSAPARIVEETPWGTHSVAGVGAPPYAR from the coding sequence ATGACGCCACCGCGCGGCCCGGCACAGTCGCGCATCGTCGTCCTCGGCGCTGCCCTGGATGCCGGTGAGGCGCTGCGGACAGCCGGCATCACCGAGTTCGACGTCCTCGGCAAGGACGTCGCCAGTTCGGTTTTCGCCGACGACACCGACACCTGGACCCTCACCACAGCCGACGGAGAAACGGTCGAGGCGCGTGTCGTCATCGCCGCGGCGCCGCTGGTTCCGTGGACGCCGAATATCCCTGGCCGCAATACTTTTGCGGGCCAGACATGCCACGCCGCGTCCTGGAACCCCGACTTCGATCCAGCCGGCAAGCACGTCGCCGTGATCGGCACCGATTCGGCCGCCGGCCACCGCCTTGGCTCGCTGAGCCGGTCGGCCGCGTCGGTCACCGTGTTCGCGCACCCGCCGCGCCGATTCGTCGCCGATATGCCGTCCTGGTCCACCCGCGTCAAGCACCGAATCCTCAGGCGCACCGCGGCGGCCGTACCCCCCGGCGAACAGTCGTTGGTGGGGACGGCGATCGAGGCGCTCACCCCCTCAGGCATCCGCACCCGCGACGGCGTCGAGCACCGCGCCGACGCCATCATCTATGGCACCGGGTATCGCGTGGGCGCCCAGACCGCCCTGGTCGGCGCCCGCGGATTGAGCATCCACCAGGCGTGGCACGACGGGATGGAGCCGTTCTTCGGCGTGGCGGTGCACGGCTTCCCCAACTACTTCTTCGTCACCGGTCCCGACTCCGAGGCGCAGACCCGCTACGTCGTCGAGTGCTTAAAGCTCATGGCGCGCACAACCAGCAGCCGCATCGAAGTGCGCCGCAGCAGCGAACAGGTGTTCAACGAGCGGGCTCAACTCCGGCCCGCCCAGCCCCCAGCGCTCGCGTCCGCGTTCGACCTGTCGTCCAGCGCCCCTGAGTTCGACGACACCTACGAGGGCGCCGCCACCCTCGAATTGGCGGGGGCCCGGCTGCCGGTGAACGTGCGCCTGACTGGCCGCCTGGAGCCGATCGACGGCAATTACCACTGGCAGGGCACGGTTTTCGACCGGTTGCCGGCCGAGTCGCTCAAACAAACACGCGCGGCCACGCTGTCGATCGGCACGCACAGTGCGCCGGCTCGCATCGTGGAAGAAACGCCGTGGGGCACCCATTCGGTCGCCGGAGTCGGAGCGCCGCCGTACGCCCGCTGA
- a CDS encoding STAS domain-containing protein, translated as MSAVAKSQSSLAISTRTENSVVLLTAEGVLEPSNSAELRDAIMKATVDLPSAVIVDVSSLQVPDQTAWLVLLGARWHVDTRPDVPIMLVSNNRVAREAITGKGVARFMPVYPTEKAAVKAVDRLSRRKVRHAQAKLPANLTSLRESRQLVREWLTNWSKPGLIPVALVVVNVFIENVLEHTGSEPVMRVECDGPTATIAVADASTAPAVPLASPPKGIDVSGLAIVDALSRAWGSTPTASGKTVWAVIGPENQL; from the coding sequence GTGAGCGCGGTGGCCAAGTCGCAGAGTTCGCTCGCCATCTCCACACGCACCGAGAATTCGGTGGTACTGCTGACGGCCGAGGGTGTGCTGGAACCCAGCAACTCCGCCGAACTGCGCGACGCCATCATGAAGGCGACGGTCGACCTGCCGTCGGCGGTCATCGTCGACGTCAGCTCGCTTCAGGTTCCCGACCAGACGGCGTGGCTGGTGTTGCTGGGCGCCCGCTGGCACGTCGACACCCGCCCCGACGTGCCGATCATGTTGGTCAGCAACAACCGCGTGGCGCGCGAGGCGATCACCGGCAAGGGCGTTGCCCGCTTCATGCCCGTCTACCCGACCGAGAAGGCCGCGGTCAAAGCCGTCGACCGGCTCTCCCGGCGCAAGGTCCGGCACGCCCAGGCCAAGCTGCCGGCCAATCTCACGAGCCTGCGCGAGTCCCGCCAACTGGTTCGCGAGTGGCTGACCAACTGGTCGAAGCCCGGCCTGATCCCCGTCGCGCTGGTGGTGGTCAACGTCTTCATCGAAAACGTGCTCGAGCACACCGGCAGTGAGCCGGTGATGCGGGTCGAATGCGACGGGCCCACCGCCACCATCGCGGTCGCCGACGCCAGCACCGCCCCCGCCGTGCCCTTGGCATCGCCGCCCAAGGGCATCGACGTCTCGGGTCTGGCGATCGTCGACGCGCTGTCCCGCGCCTGGGGTAGCACGCCCACCGCGTCGGGCAAGACGGTCTGGGCCGTCATCGGACCGGAGAACCAGCTGTAG
- the pgi gene encoding glucose-6-phosphate isomerase: MTSVRSIPDITATPAWDALRRHHEQIGETHLRQFFDDDPERGRELTVTVGDLYIDYSKHRITRETIGLLVDLARAAELEQHRDAMFAGEHINTSEDRAVLHTALRLPRDVQLDVDGTNVVKEVHEVLDAMGDFTDRLRSGEWTGATGERIKTVVNIGIGGSDLGPVMVYQALRHYADAGISARFVSNVDPADLVATLADLDPATTLFIVASKTFSTLETLTNATAARRWLTDALGDNAVAKHFVAVSTNRRLVDEFGINTDNMFGFWDWVGGRYSVDSAIGLSVMAVIGREAFADFLSGFHIVDEHFKNTPLESNAPVLLGLIGLWYSNFFDAQSRAVLPYSNDLARFAAYLQQLTMESNGKSTRADGSPVVTDTGEIFWGEPGTNGQHAFYQLLHQGTRLVPADFIAFSQPLDDLPTAEGTGSMHDLLMSNFFAQTQVLAFGKTAEEIAAEDTPEDVVPHKVMPGNRPTTSILANRLTPSVLGQLVALYEHQVFTEGVIWGIDSFDQWGVELGKTQAKALLPVITSDDAPEQQSDSSTDALVRRYRTERGRAS, from the coding sequence ATGACCTCCGTGCGATCAATCCCTGACATCACCGCCACCCCGGCGTGGGACGCCCTGCGCAGGCATCACGAACAGATCGGGGAAACCCACCTGCGGCAGTTCTTCGACGACGATCCAGAGCGCGGACGCGAACTCACGGTCACCGTCGGTGACCTCTACATCGACTACAGCAAACACCGCATCACCCGTGAGACCATCGGCCTTCTCGTCGATCTGGCCCGGGCCGCCGAGTTGGAGCAGCACCGCGACGCCATGTTCGCCGGCGAGCACATCAACACCTCCGAGGACCGCGCGGTGCTGCACACCGCGCTGCGGTTGCCGCGCGATGTGCAGTTGGACGTCGACGGGACCAACGTCGTCAAGGAAGTCCACGAGGTGCTCGACGCGATGGGCGACTTCACCGACCGCCTGCGCAGCGGCGAATGGACCGGCGCCACCGGGGAGCGCATCAAGACCGTCGTCAACATCGGCATCGGCGGGTCCGACCTGGGCCCGGTGATGGTGTACCAGGCGCTGCGCCACTACGCCGATGCGGGCATCTCAGCACGCTTTGTCTCCAACGTCGATCCCGCCGACCTGGTCGCGACCTTAGCCGACTTGGACCCTGCCACAACGCTTTTCATCGTCGCCTCGAAGACGTTCTCCACCCTGGAGACGTTGACCAACGCGACGGCAGCCCGCCGCTGGCTGACCGATGCCCTCGGTGACAATGCGGTGGCCAAGCACTTCGTCGCGGTATCGACCAACCGGCGACTGGTCGACGAGTTCGGCATCAACACCGACAACATGTTCGGGTTCTGGGACTGGGTCGGCGGGCGGTATTCGGTCGATTCGGCCATCGGGCTGTCGGTGATGGCCGTCATCGGACGAGAAGCCTTCGCCGACTTCCTGTCTGGTTTTCACATCGTCGACGAGCACTTCAAGAACACTCCGCTGGAGTCCAACGCGCCTGTGCTGCTCGGCCTTATCGGCCTGTGGTATTCCAACTTCTTCGACGCGCAATCACGCGCGGTGTTGCCGTATTCGAACGACCTGGCCCGCTTCGCCGCCTATCTGCAGCAGCTGACCATGGAGTCCAATGGCAAGTCGACCCGCGCCGACGGCTCCCCGGTCGTCACCGACACCGGCGAAATCTTCTGGGGCGAACCGGGAACCAACGGCCAGCACGCCTTCTACCAATTGCTGCACCAGGGAACACGTTTGGTGCCGGCCGATTTCATCGCGTTCAGCCAGCCGCTGGACGACCTGCCGACCGCAGAGGGAACCGGCAGCATGCACGACTTGCTGATGAGCAACTTCTTCGCCCAAACTCAAGTGTTGGCGTTCGGCAAGACCGCCGAGGAGATCGCCGCCGAGGACACCCCGGAAGATGTCGTGCCGCACAAGGTGATGCCCGGAAACCGGCCCACCACTTCGATTCTGGCCAACCGGCTGACGCCGTCGGTGCTCGGGCAGTTGGTCGCCCTCTACGAACATCAGGTGTTCACCGAGGGCGTCATCTGGGGCATCGACTCGTTCGACCAGTGGGGCGTGGAACTGGGTAAGACTCAGGCCAAGGCGTTGCTGCCGGTGATCACCAGCGACGACGCGCCGGAGCAGCAGTCGGACAGCTCCACCGACGCGCTGGTGCGCCGCTACCGCACCGAACGAGGCCGCGCCAGTTAG
- a CDS encoding zinc finger domain-containing protein — protein MVPQIAALGPDALELGPDDLAQILAGNTGRIKTVITDQKVIAGIGNAYSDEILHVARISPFATAGKLTEKQLLTLHDAMITVLTDAVSRSVGQGAATLKGEKRSGLRVHARTGLPCPVCGDTVREVSFADKSFQYCPTCQTGGKVLADRRMSRLLK, from the coding sequence CTGGTCCCGCAAATCGCCGCGCTCGGACCCGACGCGCTGGAACTGGGGCCCGACGACCTGGCCCAGATTCTGGCCGGCAACACCGGCCGCATCAAGACCGTCATCACCGATCAGAAGGTGATCGCCGGCATCGGTAACGCCTACAGCGACGAGATCTTGCATGTCGCGCGCATCTCGCCGTTCGCCACGGCAGGGAAGCTGACCGAAAAACAGCTGCTGACCCTGCACGACGCGATGATCACGGTGCTCACCGACGCGGTCAGCCGGTCCGTCGGTCAGGGGGCCGCCACCCTGAAAGGCGAGAAGCGTTCCGGGCTGCGAGTCCACGCCCGCACCGGGCTGCCCTGCCCGGTCTGCGGTGACACGGTGCGCGAAGTGTCATTTGCTGACAAGTCTTTTCAGTACTGCCCCACCTGCCAGACCGGCGGGAAAGTGCTGGCCGACCGGCGCATGTCGCGACTACTCAAGTAG
- a CDS encoding AurF N-oxygenase family protein yields MTTAVRPSGPSREEFSDRLLKGSLKKSYAPVVDIDWDAPLDPDKFFLPPRLVSLYGTPMWDEMTREQQIELSRQELVNTLSAGIWFENMLNQALLRTILHEDPTSRSTHYKLTELGDETRHMVMFGKAIERIGAKPVRPKRFHRMIINALPLAFQRGSMLWVAALIGEEIFDSLQRQMMDDPELQPMIQRLMRIHVTEEARHIQFARDGARKRVAEMPRVNRWFMANINGLGGYFFNYLFSNPIPYARAGLDPKRARHIARTSAHRRDVQVAGFAPLAAFLTEVGLLGPIARRGWKRSRFL; encoded by the coding sequence ATGACCACTGCGGTGCGACCAAGCGGGCCCAGTCGTGAAGAGTTCTCCGATCGCCTGCTCAAGGGCTCGCTCAAGAAGTCCTATGCGCCCGTGGTCGACATCGACTGGGACGCTCCCCTGGATCCCGACAAGTTCTTCCTGCCGCCCCGGCTGGTGTCCTTGTATGGCACGCCGATGTGGGACGAGATGACTCGTGAGCAGCAGATCGAACTGTCCCGCCAGGAGTTGGTCAACACGCTGTCGGCCGGCATCTGGTTCGAGAACATGCTCAACCAGGCGCTGTTGCGGACCATCCTGCACGAGGACCCGACCAGCCGCTCAACGCATTACAAGCTGACCGAGCTCGGCGACGAGACGCGGCACATGGTCATGTTCGGCAAGGCCATCGAGCGCATCGGCGCCAAGCCGGTCCGCCCCAAGCGATTCCACCGGATGATCATCAATGCGCTCCCGCTGGCGTTTCAGCGCGGCTCGATGCTGTGGGTGGCCGCCCTGATCGGCGAAGAGATCTTCGACTCCCTGCAACGGCAGATGATGGACGATCCTGAGCTGCAGCCAATGATCCAGCGGCTGATGCGGATTCACGTCACGGAGGAAGCCCGCCACATCCAGTTCGCCCGCGACGGTGCCCGCAAACGGGTGGCCGAGATGCCGCGGGTCAATCGGTGGTTCATGGCCAACATCAACGGGCTGGGCGGCTACTTCTTCAACTATCTGTTCAGCAACCCGATCCCCTATGCCCGCGCCGGTCTGGATCCCAAGCGGGCACGGCACATCGCCCGCACCAGCGCGCACCGACGCGACGTGCAGGTGGCCGGCTTCGCCCCGCTGGCGGCGTTTTTGACGGAGGTGGGATTGCTGGGCCCCATTGCGCGCCGCGGCTGGAAGCGCAGCAGGTTTCTATGA
- a CDS encoding LLM class flavin-dependent oxidoreductase, with translation MRFSYAEAMTDFRYYIPLAQAAEAAGYHGMTIPDSIAYPFESDSKYSYTPDGNREFLDGKAFIETFVLTAALGAVTTKLRFNFFVLKLPIRPPALVAKQVGSLAALIGNRVGFGVGTSPWPEDYELLGVPFAKRGKRIDECIEIIKGLTTGDYFEFHGEFYDIPKTKMTPAPTEPIPVLIGGHADAALRRAARNDGWMHGGGDPQELDRLIARLKQFREEEGRTGPFEIHVISVDGFTVDGVKRLEDKGVTDVIVGFRIPYIMGQDTESLETKIRNLEMFAENVIAKV, from the coding sequence ATGCGGTTCAGCTACGCCGAGGCGATGACCGACTTTCGCTACTACATCCCGCTGGCCCAAGCGGCCGAGGCGGCCGGCTATCACGGCATGACGATTCCCGACAGCATTGCCTACCCGTTCGAGTCGGATTCGAAGTATTCGTACACCCCCGACGGCAACCGTGAATTCCTCGACGGCAAGGCGTTCATCGAAACCTTTGTTCTGACAGCCGCTTTGGGCGCGGTGACGACGAAGTTGCGGTTCAACTTCTTCGTCCTCAAGTTACCCATCCGGCCGCCGGCCCTGGTGGCCAAGCAAGTGGGGTCGTTGGCCGCGCTGATCGGCAACCGGGTGGGCTTCGGCGTGGGCACCAGCCCATGGCCGGAGGACTACGAGCTGCTCGGTGTCCCATTCGCCAAGCGCGGCAAGCGGATCGACGAGTGCATCGAGATCATCAAAGGTCTGACCACCGGCGACTACTTCGAATTCCACGGGGAGTTCTACGACATCCCCAAGACGAAGATGACGCCGGCTCCCACCGAGCCGATCCCGGTTCTGATCGGCGGCCATGCCGATGCCGCGCTACGGCGCGCGGCCCGCAATGACGGCTGGATGCACGGCGGCGGGGATCCGCAGGAACTCGACCGGCTCATCGCCCGGCTCAAGCAATTTCGCGAAGAAGAAGGCCGGACCGGGCCCTTCGAGATCCATGTCATCTCGGTGGACGGCTTCACCGTCGACGGCGTCAAACGTCTGGAAGACAAGGGCGTCACCGATGTCATCGTCGGCTTCCGCATCCCTTACATCATGGGCCAGGACACCGAATCGCTGGAGACCAAGATCCGTAACTTGGAGATGTTCGCCGAGAACGTGATCGCGAAAGTGTAA
- a CDS encoding fumarylacetoacetate hydrolase family protein, whose translation MKWVTYRGTDGLRAGVLVGSEIFGLPPELTLLDLISRGAQGLQAAGDEALRLPAEVVGVDDVSLAAPIPRPPSIRDALSFLDHMRNCQEAMGGGRVLADAWYRIPAFYFACPATVLGPYDDAPMAPGSVWQDFELEIAAVIGTGGKDLSVEQAEQSIIGYTIFNDWSARDLQALEGQLRIGQAKGKDSGVTLGPYLVTADELEPYRRDDKLSLHVTALVNDTVIGSGSTATMDWSFGEVISYASRGVMLQPGDVFGSGTVPTCTLVEHLTKPESFPGWLTDGDVVTLHVDGLGQTRQTVRATSPPIPLAPRPNPDAPPAQRPSNPAPARVPYTRGLHQVADRVWAWTLPDGGYGWSNAGLIAGDGASLLVDTLFDLALTREMLDAMRPITAAAPITDALITHSNGDHTHGNQLLDSSVRIIAAEGTAHEIEHGHGVAALTRLQTADLGPLATRYVRERFGHFNFDGITVRNADRTFDRELNLEVGGRRVDLYNLGPAHTAADSVVHVPDAGVLFARDLLFAGCTPIVWAGPIANWIAACDAMIALAAPIVVPGHGPVTDPDGIRAVRGYFVHICEQADAAYQKGLSFAEAVDTIDLGEYASWLDAERVVVNVHQRYRELDPDTPQPELYGLLVMQAEWLARSS comes from the coding sequence ATGAAGTGGGTGACCTACCGCGGCACGGACGGTCTGCGGGCCGGTGTGCTCGTCGGAAGCGAAATCTTCGGACTGCCACCGGAACTGACGCTGCTCGACCTGATCTCGCGCGGCGCCCAAGGCTTGCAGGCGGCCGGTGACGAAGCGTTGCGTTTACCTGCAGAGGTGGTCGGCGTCGATGATGTTTCACTGGCGGCGCCCATCCCTCGCCCGCCGTCCATCCGCGACGCCCTGTCCTTCTTGGACCACATGCGCAATTGCCAGGAAGCCATGGGCGGTGGCCGGGTACTTGCCGACGCGTGGTACCGCATTCCCGCGTTCTACTTCGCTTGTCCCGCCACGGTTCTCGGCCCGTATGACGATGCGCCCATGGCTCCCGGAAGCGTCTGGCAGGACTTCGAATTGGAGATCGCGGCGGTGATCGGGACCGGCGGTAAGGACCTTTCGGTCGAACAAGCCGAACAGTCGATCATCGGCTACACCATCTTCAACGACTGGTCGGCACGCGATCTGCAGGCGCTAGAGGGTCAGCTGCGGATCGGGCAGGCCAAGGGCAAGGACAGCGGTGTCACCCTGGGGCCGTACCTGGTCACCGCAGATGAGTTGGAACCGTACCGCCGCGACGACAAGCTGAGCCTGCACGTGACCGCGCTGGTCAACGACACCGTGATCGGATCGGGCTCGACCGCGACGATGGATTGGTCGTTCGGCGAAGTCATCTCCTACGCCTCGCGGGGAGTGATGCTGCAACCGGGTGACGTGTTCGGTTCGGGGACGGTGCCTACCTGCACCCTCGTCGAGCACTTGACGAAGCCGGAATCCTTCCCGGGTTGGCTGACCGACGGCGACGTTGTGACGCTGCACGTGGACGGCTTGGGCCAGACGCGGCAGACCGTCCGGGCGACCAGTCCGCCGATCCCGTTGGCACCGCGGCCGAACCCGGACGCCCCGCCCGCTCAACGGCCATCCAATCCCGCGCCGGCCCGAGTCCCGTACACCCGGGGACTGCACCAAGTCGCTGACCGGGTGTGGGCGTGGACCCTGCCCGATGGCGGATACGGCTGGAGCAACGCCGGCCTGATCGCCGGGGACGGGGCTTCGCTGTTGGTGGACACGCTGTTCGACTTGGCGTTGACCCGCGAAATGCTGGATGCGATGCGGCCGATCACCGCTGCGGCGCCCATCACCGACGCGCTGATCACCCACTCCAACGGCGACCACACGCACGGCAATCAATTGCTGGACTCCTCGGTGCGGATAATCGCCGCCGAAGGCACCGCGCACGAGATCGAGCACGGACACGGCGTGGCGGCGCTCACCCGGCTTCAGACCGCCGACCTTGGCCCGCTGGCGACTCGATATGTGCGAGAACGTTTCGGCCACTTCAATTTCGACGGCATCACCGTACGCAACGCCGATCGGACGTTCGACCGCGAACTTAACCTCGAGGTCGGCGGACGGCGGGTCGACTTGTATAACCTCGGTCCGGCGCACACCGCCGCCGATTCGGTCGTGCACGTCCCCGATGCCGGTGTGCTGTTCGCCCGGGATCTGTTGTTCGCCGGCTGCACGCCGATCGTGTGGGCCGGGCCGATCGCGAATTGGATTGCGGCGTGCGACGCGATGATCGCGTTGGCTGCGCCCATCGTGGTTCCCGGCCACGGTCCGGTCACCGACCCGGACGGAATCCGCGCTGTGCGTGGCTATTTCGTGCATATCTGCGAGCAAGCAGACGCCGCATACCAGAAGGGACTGTCGTTCGCCGAGGCGGTGGACACCATCGACCTCGGCGAGTACGCGTCCTGGTTGGACGCCGAACGCGTCGTCGTCAACGTGCACCAGCGGTACCGCGAACTCGATCCGGACACACCGCAGCCGGAGTTGTACGGCTTGCTGGTGATGCAAGCCGAGTGGCTGGCCCGCAGCTCCTGA
- a CDS encoding SDR family oxidoreductase, giving the protein MIRQKILITGASSGLGAGMARAFAAKGRDLALCARRTDRLEELKAELAQSNPSIRIAIAALDVNDHEQVPKVFGELRDELGGIDRVIVNAGIGKGARLGSGKLWANKATIETNLVSALVQIETALEMFHQSGSGHLVLISSVLGHKGVPGVKAAYAASKAGLSSLGQSLHAEYGKGPIRVSTIEPGYIESEMTARTANTMLMVDNETGVKALVDAIEREPGRAAVPWWPWAPLVQLVRMLPPPLTKRFS; this is encoded by the coding sequence GTGATTCGCCAGAAAATCCTGATCACCGGCGCAAGTTCCGGGCTGGGCGCCGGCATGGCCCGCGCGTTCGCCGCCAAAGGCCGTGACCTGGCGCTGTGCGCCCGCCGCACCGACCGGCTGGAAGAGCTCAAAGCCGAATTGGCGCAGAGTAACCCGTCGATCCGCATCGCGATCGCCGCGCTGGACGTCAACGACCACGAGCAAGTGCCAAAGGTGTTCGGCGAACTCAGGGACGAACTCGGTGGCATCGACCGGGTCATCGTCAACGCCGGCATCGGCAAGGGCGCCCGGCTGGGCTCGGGCAAGTTGTGGGCCAACAAGGCCACCATCGAGACCAATCTGGTGTCGGCTCTGGTGCAGATCGAAACCGCGCTGGAAATGTTCCACCAAAGCGGCTCGGGGCACTTGGTGCTCATCTCCTCGGTGCTCGGCCACAAGGGAGTGCCGGGCGTCAAAGCCGCCTATGCCGCAAGCAAAGCCGGTCTGAGCTCACTGGGTCAATCCCTGCACGCCGAATACGGCAAAGGCCCCATCAGGGTCTCGACCATCGAGCCCGGCTATATCGAGTCGGAGATGACGGCCAGGACTGCCAACACAATGCTGATGGTGGACAACGAGACTGGCGTCAAGGCGCTCGTCGACGCCATCGAACGCGAGCCCGGCCGGGCCGCGGTGCCGTGGTGGCCGTGGGCGCCGCTGGTGCAGCTGGTGCGCATGCTGCCCCCACCGCTGACCAAGCGGTTCTCCTAG
- a CDS encoding SAM-dependent methyltransferase has product MARSADDSWDLATSVGATATMVAAARAAATRRPHPVITDEFAEPLVRAVGLDVFTRAAAGEVDLDEIGNEVGFPRIVDTFAARALFFDRYFAEAGAAGVRQVVIVASGLDARPYRLPWPAGTVVYEIDQPEVIAFKAATVAELGAVAPTQHRTVGIDLREDWPAALRAAGFDATQPTAWLAEGVLIGFLPPAAEVRLLDNVVELSAAGSRFAADYGTLNDNSPESQELSRRMTRGWQAQGLDMDIAGLTYPGEHTDVAARLAAHGWQASTFEHAELITTAGLPEVVGADQQGPAPRLKFVKAVRA; this is encoded by the coding sequence ATGGCACGCAGTGCAGACGACAGCTGGGACCTGGCGACCAGCGTGGGAGCCACCGCCACCATGGTCGCCGCCGCCCGGGCCGCCGCAACCCGGCGGCCGCACCCGGTGATCACCGATGAGTTCGCCGAGCCACTGGTGCGTGCGGTGGGCCTGGACGTGTTCACCCGCGCGGCCGCCGGTGAAGTGGATCTCGACGAGATCGGCAACGAGGTCGGGTTTCCGCGGATCGTCGACACCTTCGCCGCCCGCGCACTGTTCTTCGACCGCTACTTCGCCGAGGCCGGTGCCGCGGGCGTGCGTCAGGTGGTGATCGTGGCTTCCGGGCTCGATGCCCGCCCCTACCGGCTGCCCTGGCCGGCGGGCACGGTCGTCTACGAAATCGACCAGCCCGAGGTGATCGCATTCAAGGCGGCGACGGTCGCCGAGCTCGGTGCCGTCGCCCCCACGCAGCATCGCACCGTGGGTATCGACCTGCGCGAGGATTGGCCCGCCGCGCTGCGGGCGGCCGGCTTCGACGCCACCCAGCCGACCGCGTGGCTGGCTGAAGGGGTACTCATCGGCTTCCTGCCGCCGGCGGCCGAAGTTCGGCTGTTGGACAACGTCGTTGAGCTCAGTGCCGCCGGCAGCCGGTTCGCCGCCGACTACGGAACGCTCAACGACAACTCCCCCGAGTCGCAAGAACTGTCGCGGCGGATGACCCGCGGCTGGCAGGCTCAGGGACTCGACATGGACATCGCCGGCTTGACCTACCCCGGCGAGCACACCGATGTCGCCGCGCGCCTGGCCGCACACGGTTGGCAGGCTTCGACGTTTGAGCACGCCGAGCTGATCACCACTGCCGGACTACCCGAAGTGGTCGGCGCCGACCAGCAGGGCCCGGCCCCCCGGCTGAAGTTCGTCAAAGCCGTTCGAGCCTAG
- the cobF gene encoding precorrin-6A synthase (deacetylating) — MGRHIHVIGIGAGDPDYVTVQAIEALNDTQVFFAMDKGAAKSDLVALRQHICARFIREPGYRFVELPDPQRSTDGEYRQAVSDWHAARARVWAAAISSELGEEGVGAFLAWGDPSLYDSTLRILAAVAAEVEFSYDVIPGITAVQALTARHRIPLNDVGEPVLITTGRQLRAQGLSGSAVVMLDADCSFQTCPPDTLIWWGAYLGTEDELLVSGTVGEVGARIAALRAEARDRHGWIMDTYLLRLPG; from the coding sequence ATGGGCCGGCACATCCACGTCATCGGCATCGGCGCTGGCGACCCCGACTACGTGACAGTCCAGGCGATCGAGGCGCTCAACGACACCCAGGTGTTCTTCGCGATGGACAAGGGTGCGGCTAAAAGCGACCTGGTAGCGCTGCGCCAGCACATCTGCGCGCGGTTCATCCGGGAGCCGGGGTACCGGTTCGTCGAGTTACCCGATCCGCAGCGGTCCACCGACGGCGAATACCGGCAAGCGGTGTCCGACTGGCATGCGGCGCGGGCCCGGGTGTGGGCGGCGGCCATTTCCTCCGAGCTCGGCGAAGAAGGAGTGGGTGCCTTTCTGGCCTGGGGTGACCCGTCGCTGTATGACAGCACGCTGCGCATCTTGGCGGCGGTGGCCGCCGAGGTGGAGTTCAGCTACGACGTCATTCCGGGGATCACCGCGGTGCAGGCACTGACGGCGCGGCATCGCATTCCGCTCAACGACGTGGGCGAACCGGTGCTGATCACCACCGGCAGACAATTGCGGGCCCAGGGCCTCTCGGGTTCGGCGGTGGTGATGCTCGATGCCGACTGCTCGTTTCAGACGTGCCCGCCCGACACGCTGATCTGGTGGGGCGCCTATCTGGGTACCGAGGACGAACTGCTGGTGTCCGGCACGGTCGGTGAGGTGGGCGCCCGCATAGCCGCGCTGCGCGCTGAGGCGCGCGACCGGCACGGCTGGATTATGGATACCTATCTCCTGCGCCTGCCTGGTTGA
- a CDS encoding chorismate mutase — protein MRPDPPPHENAELAEMNTETLEGQELGIDELRAEIDRLDAEILAAVKRRAEVSRAIGKVRMASGGTRLVHSREMKVIERYSELGPEGKDLAMLLLRLGRGRLGH, from the coding sequence ATGAGACCAGACCCCCCACCTCACGAGAACGCGGAGTTAGCAGAGATGAACACTGAGACCCTCGAAGGCCAAGAACTCGGCATCGACGAATTGCGTGCGGAGATCGACCGGTTGGACGCCGAAATCCTGGCTGCCGTGAAGCGACGCGCGGAAGTCTCCCGGGCCATCGGCAAGGTTCGGATGGCCTCCGGCGGCACCCGGCTGGTGCACAGCCGCGAGATGAAAGTCATCGAGCGCTACAGCGAGCTGGGTCCGGAAGGCAAGGATCTGGCGATGCTGCTGTTGCGGTTGGGCCGGGGCCGGCTCGGCCACTGA